A portion of the Halococcus salsus genome contains these proteins:
- a CDS encoding ZIP family metal transporter, protein MEPDLLAGLTLVFVAGLLTALATGLGAVPFFFVDDVSDRTNVVLWGLASGIMVSASTFGLVFEGLAQGTPAELALGLLAGVALVVVSQRVLSDIEVHPRHYEEADYRKLLLILGVLTVHSFPEGVAVGVSFADLDLGGGVSLFGLTVPVLAVFMTVAISIHNVPEGVAVSIPLRSMGVSNPRMVWWAVFSSLPQPVGAVVAFYFVRIARDLLAVGFGFAAGAMVYLVLADFIPEAREIGAGLPGGGRRELAFGLAVGVLVMLPLAVV, encoded by the coding sequence ATGGAACCGGACCTCCTGGCGGGGCTCACCCTGGTCTTCGTCGCGGGGCTCCTCACCGCGCTCGCGACGGGCCTCGGCGCGGTGCCCTTCTTCTTCGTCGACGACGTGAGCGACCGGACCAACGTCGTGCTCTGGGGGCTCGCCTCGGGGATCATGGTCTCGGCGTCGACGTTCGGGCTGGTCTTCGAGGGCCTCGCGCAGGGCACGCCCGCCGAACTCGCGCTCGGGCTCCTCGCGGGGGTGGCGCTCGTGGTCGTGAGCCAGCGCGTGCTCTCGGACATCGAGGTCCACCCGCGTCACTACGAGGAGGCCGACTACCGGAAGCTCCTGCTCATCCTCGGGGTGCTCACGGTCCACAGCTTCCCGGAGGGGGTCGCGGTCGGCGTCTCGTTCGCCGACCTCGACCTCGGGGGTGGGGTCTCGCTCTTCGGGCTCACGGTGCCGGTGCTCGCGGTCTTCATGACGGTCGCCATCTCGATCCACAACGTGCCGGAGGGCGTCGCGGTCTCGATACCGCTCCGGTCGATGGGCGTCTCGAACCCCCGGATGGTGTGGTGGGCGGTGTTTTCGAGCCTCCCCCAGCCCGTCGGCGCGGTGGTCGCCTTCTACTTCGTCCGGATCGCGCGCGACCTCCTCGCGGTCGGGTTCGGTTTCGCCGCCGGCGCGATGGTCTACCTCGTGCTCGCGGACTTCATCCCCGAAGCCCGCGAGATAGGGGCAGGGCTGCCGGGCGGCGGTCGTCGGGAGCTGGCGTTCGGGCTGGCCGTCGGCGTGCTCGTCATGCTCCCGCTGGCGGTCGTCTGA
- a CDS encoding radical SAM protein translates to MISKGCEQCAKGGKMVLFVYGYCDQRDCFYCPLGENRKNVTQTYANEREVESDSDILEEAHKMDALGTSITGGEPQEAMEKTCRYLRLLKEEFGEDHHTHLYTGITGGRENMRRLSEAGLDEIRFHPPFEQWGDLHGTEWEEILYIAREEGLTPAFEIPGIRAEQEFLDFLDEGAADFCNINEFEMSDGNYRRMQEQGFELREGHMSAVEGSHDILEAMGDHEKVYFCTSVFKDAAQHRNRLKRMAETIRREFDEVTDDGTLVYGKAWETAEKLAQLGVPEEFYIEKSDHVELAWWLLEEMVEDGEVGKGEIVEQYPTADGTVVERTPLA, encoded by the coding sequence ATGATCTCGAAGGGCTGTGAACAGTGCGCCAAGGGGGGCAAGATGGTGCTCTTCGTCTACGGCTACTGCGACCAGCGCGACTGTTTTTACTGCCCACTCGGCGAGAACCGGAAGAACGTCACTCAGACCTACGCCAACGAGCGCGAGGTCGAATCGGACTCGGACATCCTCGAAGAGGCCCACAAGATGGACGCGCTCGGGACGTCTATTACTGGTGGCGAACCCCAGGAAGCGATGGAGAAGACCTGTCGCTACCTCCGCCTCCTCAAAGAGGAGTTCGGCGAGGACCATCACACCCACCTCTACACGGGGATCACGGGTGGACGGGAGAACATGCGCCGACTCTCGGAAGCGGGCCTCGACGAGATCCGCTTCCACCCGCCGTTCGAGCAGTGGGGCGATCTTCACGGCACCGAGTGGGAGGAGATCCTCTACATCGCCCGCGAGGAGGGCCTCACCCCCGCGTTCGAGATACCGGGCATCCGTGCCGAGCAGGAGTTCCTCGACTTCCTCGACGAGGGCGCGGCGGACTTCTGCAACATCAACGAGTTCGAGATGAGCGACGGCAACTACCGACGAATGCAGGAACAGGGCTTCGAACTCCGCGAGGGCCACATGAGCGCCGTCGAGGGGAGCCACGACATCCTCGAAGCGATGGGCGACCACGAGAAGGTCTACTTCTGTACGTCGGTGTTTAAGGACGCCGCCCAGCACCGCAACCGCCTCAAACGGATGGCCGAGACCATCCGGCGGGAGTTCGACGAGGTCACCGACGACGGCACCCTCGTCTACGGGAAGGCCTGGGAGACGGCCGAGAAGCTCGCCCAACTCGGCGTGCCCGAGGAGTTCTACATCGAGAAATCCGACCACGTCGAACTCGCGTGGTGGCTGCTTGAGGAGATGGTCGAGGACGGCGAGGTCGGCAAGGGCGAGATCGTCGAGCAGTACCCGACCGCGGACGGGACCGTCGTCGAGCGGACGCCGCTGGCCTGA
- a CDS encoding DUF373 family protein codes for MLLVLCIDLDDDLGRKAGVETPVVGRERVEHAAVALATADPEDSDSNVLFEGLHIHDEIGDEQVEVAAVTGVESGGVAANRKVGNEIDQILAGLATAEEIRAVVVTDGAQDESVIPVIRSRLPIDGVRRVVVRQAQNLESMYYTMKQVLDDPETRGTILVPLGILLLIYPLAETAAQLGVPGAAVFGVLSALLGLYVLFRGLGLERVIDEGVARARRGLYAGRVMVITTVVAVALVAVSVVRGLGTLDAHTTVNAVEVLAAFTVGSVPWVAAAGVTSSLGRITDTYLAERFRWRYLNAPVYVVAIAAVLHAVSGFLLGEVGLSYTAIALTAGTLLGLVSTLAFAVVESRFPSTPEPV; via the coding sequence ATGCTGCTCGTGCTGTGTATCGACCTCGACGACGACCTCGGGCGGAAGGCCGGCGTCGAGACGCCCGTCGTGGGTCGCGAGCGGGTCGAGCACGCCGCGGTCGCGCTCGCCACCGCCGACCCGGAGGACTCCGATTCGAACGTCCTCTTCGAGGGGCTCCACATCCACGACGAGATCGGCGACGAGCAGGTCGAGGTCGCGGCGGTCACGGGTGTCGAGAGCGGCGGGGTCGCGGCGAACCGAAAGGTCGGCAACGAGATCGACCAGATCCTCGCGGGGCTCGCCACGGCCGAGGAGATCCGGGCGGTGGTGGTCACCGACGGAGCCCAGGACGAGTCGGTGATCCCCGTGATCCGATCACGGCTGCCGATCGACGGCGTCCGGCGCGTGGTGGTCCGCCAGGCTCAGAACCTCGAATCGATGTACTACACGATGAAGCAGGTGCTCGACGACCCCGAGACGCGCGGGACGATCCTCGTCCCGCTCGGGATCCTCCTGTTGATCTACCCGCTCGCCGAGACCGCCGCCCAGCTCGGCGTCCCCGGCGCGGCCGTCTTCGGGGTGCTCTCCGCGCTGTTGGGTCTCTACGTCCTCTTTCGCGGGCTGGGCCTCGAACGCGTCATCGACGAGGGCGTCGCGCGGGCACGGCGCGGGCTCTACGCCGGTCGCGTGATGGTGATCACGACCGTGGTGGCGGTCGCGCTGGTCGCGGTCAGCGTGGTTCGCGGGTTGGGAACGCTCGACGCCCACACCACCGTCAACGCGGTCGAGGTCCTCGCGGCGTTCACCGTGGGGTCGGTGCCGTGGGTCGCCGCGGCGGGCGTCACCAGCAGCCTCGGCCGGATCACGGACACCTACCTCGCCGAGCGGTTCCGGTGGCGCTACCTCAACGCGCCGGTCTACGTCGTCGCCATCGCGGCCGTCCTCCACGCCGTGAGCGGCTTCCTGCTCGGCGAGGTCGGACTGTCGTACACGGCGATCGCGCTCACCGCCGGCACGCTCCTCGGGCTGGTGAGCACGCTCGCGTTCGCGGTGGTGGAGTCGCGGTTTCCGAGCACGCCGGAGCCCGTGTAG
- the rnz gene encoding ribonuclease Z, which translates to MSLEATFLGTSGAVPTTRRNTSAVFVRREGERFLFDCGEGTQRQMMRFSTGFGISHVFLTHLHGDHVLGLPGLTQTFDFNDREEPLAVHTPPGTKRAVENLVGVTGARPGYPVRVHEAHPGATVLRNDDYEVRAFETDHRTQSVGYALVEDDRRGRFDRERAVELGVPEGPKFSRLHRGETVEAEDGTTVDPEQVVGPERPGRTLVYTGDTRPAGATVEAATEADLLIHEATFAEDRTERAGSTGHSTARQAAELAKRADAKRLALTHLSSRYAGEADRLEAEAREVFGSAFFPDDGDRVEVPYPEAHD; encoded by the coding sequence ATGAGTCTGGAAGCGACGTTCCTCGGGACGAGCGGTGCGGTTCCGACGACCCGGCGCAACACCAGCGCCGTGTTCGTCCGGCGCGAGGGCGAGCGATTTCTCTTCGACTGCGGCGAGGGCACCCAGCGCCAGATGATGCGCTTTTCCACCGGCTTCGGCATTTCACACGTCTTCCTCACCCACCTCCACGGCGACCACGTGCTCGGGCTCCCCGGCCTCACGCAGACCTTCGACTTCAACGACCGCGAGGAGCCGCTCGCGGTCCACACCCCGCCGGGGACCAAGCGCGCTGTCGAGAACCTCGTCGGCGTCACCGGCGCGCGACCGGGCTACCCCGTTCGGGTTCACGAGGCTCATCCCGGCGCGACCGTCCTCCGGAACGACGACTACGAGGTTCGCGCCTTCGAGACCGACCACCGAACGCAGTCGGTGGGCTACGCGCTTGTCGAGGACGACCGCCGAGGTCGGTTCGACCGCGAGCGCGCGGTCGAACTCGGGGTTCCCGAGGGCCCGAAGTTCTCGCGGCTCCACCGCGGCGAGACGGTCGAGGCCGAGGACGGAACGACCGTCGACCCGGAGCAGGTCGTGGGACCGGAGCGGCCCGGACGAACACTGGTCTACACCGGCGACACCCGCCCGGCCGGCGCGACCGTCGAGGCCGCGACGGAGGCGGACCTCCTGATCCACGAGGCGACGTTCGCCGAGGACCGGACCGAGCGCGCCGGCTCGACGGGTCACTCGACCGCCCGACAGGCCGCCGAGCTCGCCAAACGCGCGGACGCGAAACGCCTCGCGCTCACCCACCTCTCCTCGCGCTACGCGGGCGAGGCCGACCGGCTCGAAGCCGAGGCGCGCGAGGTGTTCGGGTCGGCGTTCTTCCCCGACGACGGCGACCGGGTCGAAGTGCCCTATCCCGAGGCGCACGACTAA
- a CDS encoding carbonic anhydrase, which produces MPNATVSDLLARNRAHADGLPEGHFEDVLDGQKPPVVSLCCADSRVSQEGMWNVTEPGWLFTPSNIGNVAWDLADTDSVDGNLLYPVANTGTRTAVVVGHTGCGAVTAAYEAATGGGLPAEWGIRRRVEPLVPVVEDALSGPVADGDDVIDRLVEYNVREQVAFLHESDEIPTDTTVLGFVYDFHCSYGNQRGRTSLVAADDETDPEALRERVGDDERAVRSLLSTSS; this is translated from the coding sequence ATGCCGAACGCGACCGTCTCCGACCTGCTGGCCCGCAACCGTGCCCACGCGGACGGCCTTCCGGAAGGTCACTTCGAAGACGTGCTCGACGGCCAGAAACCTCCAGTCGTCTCGCTCTGTTGTGCCGACTCGCGGGTCTCACAGGAGGGAATGTGGAACGTCACGGAGCCCGGCTGGCTGTTCACCCCCTCGAACATCGGCAACGTCGCGTGGGACCTCGCCGACACCGATTCCGTGGACGGTAACCTGCTCTACCCGGTCGCCAACACGGGCACCCGAACCGCCGTGGTGGTGGGACACACCGGCTGTGGCGCGGTCACCGCGGCCTACGAGGCCGCTACCGGTGGGGGGCTTCCCGCGGAGTGGGGTATCCGGCGGCGCGTCGAACCGTTAGTTCCCGTCGTCGAGGACGCACTCTCGGGACCGGTCGCCGATGGCGATGACGTGATCGACCGACTCGTAGAGTACAACGTCCGCGAACAGGTCGCGTTCCTCCACGAATCCGACGAGATCCCGACCGACACGACGGTTCTCGGTTTCGTCTACGACTTTCACTGCTCCTACGGTAACCAGCGCGGGCGGACCTCCCTCGTCGCCGCCGACGACGAGACCGACCCCGAAGCCCTTCGGGAGCGGGTCGGAGACGACGAGCGGGCGGTGCGGTCGCTGCTGTCGACCTCGTCGTGA
- a CDS encoding DUF460 domain-containing protein, giving the protein MSSRISALDAVVFGVDIQSGDVRGDAPSYAVVAFDGENFDRDVVSYRKLRRLIDREEPAIVATDNVYELAADKDALVRFLGSLPDETRLVQVTGDQQPEPLSRVANRHGVPYGKKPMKEAEAAARLAAANVGYEVSAFTDTTEVKVSRGRSTGSGGWSADRFTRRIHGSVKRRAREVASALDDAGLDYEMDETEKYGGYSNAVFTVEARPSDIPVSRNRAGDTRTEIQRVRRDGIVFEPLAKRRDHVVVGIDPGTTTAVAIVGLDGGVLDVLSTRTADTAQVIEWIIERGRPVVVAADVERMPSTVEKIRRSFSAAGWVPETDLPVDEKQHRTREEGYDNDHERDALAAALFAFDDYESRFERIARKVPARVDVGTVVGRVVAGEESVEAVLTDLTEEDESDEDEPEHEPRELTPEERRIKRLESRVERLDDHVSELNDTIEEKDETIAEYERELTEARREERREARGRREVDRLERENERLETELDDQREATEAIEAKLDRLKELWRLDHSNFADVAEERQGLVPVKPVAKFTKSALREADERWELTTGDVCYLRDASGAGRSTAETLAEREPRIVLKQGGLSEVAREVLFEHDIPTAPADEVTIEELDDLAVARESEVEAAIEGWRERADERQKERNESMVDQVISEHRAERGEGA; this is encoded by the coding sequence GTGAGCAGTCGCATCAGCGCGCTCGATGCGGTGGTGTTCGGCGTCGACATCCAGAGCGGCGACGTCCGTGGCGACGCGCCCTCCTACGCCGTGGTCGCCTTCGACGGCGAGAACTTCGACCGCGACGTGGTCTCCTACCGGAAGCTCCGGCGGCTCATCGACCGCGAGGAGCCGGCCATCGTCGCCACCGACAACGTCTACGAACTCGCCGCGGACAAGGACGCCCTCGTCCGGTTCCTGGGGAGCCTTCCCGACGAGACACGGCTGGTCCAGGTCACCGGCGACCAGCAGCCCGAACCCCTCTCGCGGGTGGCGAACCGCCACGGGGTTCCGTACGGGAAGAAGCCGATGAAGGAGGCCGAGGCCGCCGCCCGCCTCGCCGCCGCGAACGTCGGCTACGAGGTCTCCGCCTTCACCGACACCACCGAGGTGAAGGTCTCGCGCGGGCGTTCGACCGGTAGCGGTGGGTGGTCCGCGGACCGGTTCACCCGCCGGATCCACGGCTCGGTGAAGCGCCGCGCCCGCGAGGTCGCCTCCGCGCTCGACGACGCGGGACTCGACTACGAGATGGACGAGACCGAGAAGTACGGTGGGTACTCGAACGCGGTCTTCACCGTGGAAGCCCGGCCCTCGGACATCCCAGTGTCGCGGAACCGCGCGGGCGACACCCGAACCGAGATCCAGCGGGTGCGCCGTGACGGCATCGTCTTCGAGCCGCTCGCGAAGCGCCGCGACCACGTCGTGGTGGGGATCGATCCTGGTACTACTACCGCGGTCGCCATCGTGGGACTCGACGGCGGCGTGCTCGACGTCCTCAGCACCCGAACCGCCGATACCGCCCAGGTCATCGAGTGGATCATCGAGCGCGGCCGGCCGGTGGTGGTGGCCGCCGACGTCGAGCGGATGCCCTCCACGGTCGAGAAGATCCGGCGGAGCTTCTCGGCGGCGGGCTGGGTCCCCGAGACCGACCTGCCCGTGGACGAGAAACAGCACCGAACGAGGGAGGAGGGCTACGACAACGACCACGAGCGCGACGCGCTCGCCGCCGCGCTGTTCGCCTTCGACGACTACGAGAGCCGGTTCGAGCGCATCGCCCGGAAGGTCCCGGCCCGGGTCGACGTCGGCACCGTCGTCGGGCGCGTGGTCGCGGGCGAGGAGTCCGTCGAGGCCGTCCTCACGGACCTCACGGAGGAGGACGAATCCGACGAGGACGAACCCGAGCACGAACCCCGCGAGCTCACCCCCGAGGAGCGCCGTATCAAGCGGCTCGAATCGCGTGTCGAGCGCCTCGACGACCACGTCTCGGAACTGAACGACACCATCGAGGAGAAGGACGAGACCATCGCGGAGTACGAACGCGAGCTCACCGAAGCCCGGCGCGAGGAGCGCCGCGAGGCACGCGGACGCCGCGAGGTCGACCGGCTCGAACGCGAGAACGAACGGCTCGAAACCGAACTCGACGACCAGCGCGAGGCGACCGAGGCGATCGAGGCCAAGCTCGACCGGCTCAAGGAGCTCTGGCGGCTCGACCACTCGAACTTCGCGGACGTCGCCGAGGAACGACAGGGGCTCGTGCCCGTGAAACCCGTCGCGAAGTTCACGAAGAGCGCGCTCAGGGAGGCCGACGAGCGCTGGGAGCTCACGACCGGCGACGTCTGTTACCTCCGGGACGCGAGCGGTGCGGGCCGTTCGACCGCCGAGACGCTCGCCGAGCGCGAGCCGCGTATCGTCCTGAAGCAGGGCGGCCTCTCGGAGGTCGCCCGCGAGGTGCTGTTCGAACACGACATACCCACTGCGCCCGCCGACGAGGTCACCATCGAGGAGCTCGACGACCTCGCGGTCGCCCGCGAGAGCGAGGTCGAGGCCGCCATCGAGGGTTGGCGCGAGCGCGCCGACGAACGGCAGAAGGAGCGAAACGAGTCGATGGTCGACCAAGTCATCAGCGAGCACCGCGCCGAACGTGGCGAGGGGGCCTGA
- a CDS encoding DUF7470 family protein codes for MFDKLGLAGIAGVLCCLVGIGVITSVAPVVAGGLALVLVGLVLVARGLLSGVLSAFGMDGLF; via the coding sequence ATGTTCGACAAACTCGGCCTCGCCGGTATCGCCGGTGTTCTCTGCTGTCTCGTCGGGATCGGTGTCATCACCTCCGTCGCCCCGGTCGTCGCCGGCGGCCTCGCGCTCGTCCTCGTGGGGCTCGTGCTGGTGGCTCGTGGACTCCTCTCCGGCGTGCTCTCGGCGTTCGGGATGGACGGGCTGTTCTAG
- the rio1 gene encoding serine/threonine-protein kinase Rio1, producing the protein MSDEYSLIDSEGAEEPGDEWENLDVSDTDVDRAGRRADREFSKFRERIKDADQFKVEGGVFDEATLLALYRLVHHGHVDAFGGPISTGKEAHVFLAAGPDADVAVKIYRINASDFTQMRRYLEGDPRFDDIGGKKKKVVLAWVTKEFANLKRAQAAGVRVPNPIAVERNVLVMEFLGADGVRARRLGEVEVENPETAYEVVREYMYRLYDAGLVHGDLSEYNVVVHDSQLWVIDLGQAVTVHHPNSREFLERDCENVANFFARQGLEVTGEELLAHVTAARED; encoded by the coding sequence ATGAGTGACGAGTACAGCCTGATCGATAGCGAGGGAGCCGAGGAACCCGGCGACGAGTGGGAGAACCTCGACGTTTCGGATACCGACGTCGACCGCGCCGGCCGCCGCGCCGACCGTGAGTTCTCGAAGTTCAGGGAACGGATCAAGGACGCCGACCAGTTCAAGGTCGAGGGCGGCGTCTTCGACGAGGCCACCCTGCTCGCGCTCTATCGGCTCGTCCACCATGGCCACGTCGACGCCTTCGGGGGGCCGATCTCCACCGGCAAGGAGGCCCACGTCTTCCTCGCGGCCGGACCCGATGCGGACGTGGCGGTCAAGATCTACCGAATCAACGCGAGCGACTTCACCCAGATGCGCCGCTACCTCGAGGGCGACCCCCGATTCGACGACATCGGCGGCAAGAAGAAGAAGGTCGTCCTCGCGTGGGTCACGAAGGAGTTCGCGAACCTCAAGCGCGCCCAGGCGGCGGGGGTTCGAGTGCCGAACCCGATCGCCGTCGAGCGAAACGTCCTCGTGATGGAGTTCTTGGGGGCCGACGGGGTACGCGCCAGACGGCTCGGCGAGGTCGAGGTCGAGAACCCGGAGACCGCCTACGAGGTCGTCCGGGAGTACATGTACCGTCTCTACGACGCCGGACTGGTCCACGGCGACCTCTCCGAGTACAACGTCGTGGTCCACGATTCCCAGTTGTGGGTCATCGACCTCGGCCAGGCGGTGACGGTCCATCACCCCAACAGTCGGGAGTTCCTCGAACGCGACTGCGAGAACGTGGCGAACTTCTTCGCGCGCCAGGGCCTCGAAGTCACGGGCGAGGAGTTGCTCGCCCACGTGACGGCCGCGCGCGAAGACTGA
- a CDS encoding GNAT family N-acetyltransferase: protein MNPSVRSATTDDIPGIQRVADAAWRASYGDFLAERVIETILDDWYSTDQLETTIENARTVYLVAETDEEVVGYASAAPTANEEGQLYAIYVDPDHWDGGAGTALLDEVLDRLSDRGVSRLRVEVLGDNTVGVSFYESRGFERTSERNRAVGDRTYPEFVYYRDV from the coding sequence ATGAACCCGTCCGTCCGGAGTGCGACGACCGACGACATCCCCGGGATCCAGCGCGTGGCGGACGCCGCGTGGCGGGCGAGCTACGGCGATTTCCTCGCCGAACGAGTCATCGAGACCATCCTCGACGACTGGTATTCGACCGACCAGCTCGAGACCACCATCGAGAACGCCCGGACGGTCTACCTCGTCGCCGAGACCGACGAGGAGGTGGTGGGCTACGCGAGCGCCGCCCCGACCGCGAACGAGGAGGGCCAACTCTACGCGATCTACGTCGACCCCGACCACTGGGATGGCGGGGCGGGCACCGCGCTCCTCGACGAGGTGCTCGACCGTCTCTCGGACCGCGGCGTCTCACGGCTCCGCGTGGAGGTGCTCGGCGACAACACGGTCGGGGTGTCGTTCTACGAATCCCGCGGCTTCGAGCGAACCAGCGAACGCAACCGGGCGGTCGGCGACCGCACGTATCCGGAGTTCGTCTACTACCGCGACGTCTGA
- a CDS encoding KH domain-containing protein, translating to MQHVTIPQDRIGVLIGEGGATMREIEEEAEIRLDIDSETGSVGVETVGDPVQGLKGPDIVKAIGRGFAPEEALTLLDDDVMTLQIVDVESATRNKNDLTRQKGRLIGENGRTRQLMEELSGASVVIYGTTVGIIGLPQAVEVVRNAVEMILDGAPHGAVYSYLERKHNELKNPGMEYHQFTG from the coding sequence ATGCAACACGTGACGATTCCGCAGGACCGTATCGGCGTGCTGATCGGCGAGGGCGGCGCGACGATGCGCGAGATCGAGGAGGAGGCCGAGATCCGGCTGGATATCGACTCCGAGACGGGCTCGGTCGGCGTCGAGACCGTCGGCGACCCGGTGCAGGGGCTCAAAGGCCCGGACATCGTGAAGGCCATCGGCCGAGGCTTCGCGCCCGAGGAGGCGCTGACGCTGCTCGACGACGACGTGATGACCCTCCAGATCGTCGACGTCGAGTCCGCGACCCGCAACAAGAACGACCTCACGCGACAGAAGGGCCGCCTGATCGGCGAGAACGGCCGGACCCGTCAGTTGATGGAGGAGCTCTCGGGCGCTTCGGTCGTGATCTACGGCACGACGGTGGGGATCATCGGCCTCCCGCAGGCCGTCGAGGTGGTCCGGAACGCGGTCGAGATGATTCTGGATGGCGCACCCCACGGCGCGGTCTACTCCTACCTCGAACGCAAACACAACGAGCTCAAGAACCCCGGGATGGAGTACCACCAGTTCACCGGCTGA
- a CDS encoding ATP-binding cassette domain-containing protein, translated as MSAIDAENVVVTYADGTEAVRGVDLEVPEGEFFGFLGPNGAGKTTTIKTFTTLLRPTGGTVTVNGFDVASEAQSVRESIGYMAQHTSVDEELTARENIRFACEAYGVPRAERADRIDELLDLVDLADVADKEASEFSGGMKKRLDVATALVHEPPLVFLDEPTTGLDPKARIRLWEYFREINRQGTTVFLTTQYLEEADELCDRLSVIQDGKIVATDAPDALKSQVGGDVLEVTIEDATEDQKERAREVAHESGLFADGTIETTEDGLSIAAENARRAGTDLLVALRDAGFTVTGFDIRSPTLDDVFLAITGEPAEDADDADEGSEAEPVASGAAR; from the coding sequence ATGAGCGCGATCGATGCCGAGAACGTCGTCGTCACCTACGCCGACGGCACCGAGGCGGTCCGCGGGGTGGACCTCGAAGTGCCCGAGGGCGAGTTCTTCGGCTTTCTGGGACCCAACGGTGCGGGGAAGACCACGACGATCAAGACCTTCACGACCCTGCTGCGCCCGACTGGCGGGACCGTAACGGTCAACGGCTTCGACGTGGCGAGCGAGGCCCAGTCGGTTCGCGAGTCGATCGGCTACATGGCCCAGCACACCAGCGTCGACGAGGAACTCACCGCGCGCGAGAACATCCGCTTCGCCTGCGAGGCCTACGGCGTGCCGCGCGCCGAGCGCGCCGACCGGATCGACGAACTCCTCGACCTCGTGGACCTGGCCGACGTCGCCGACAAGGAGGCGAGCGAGTTCTCGGGCGGGATGAAGAAACGCCTCGACGTGGCGACCGCGCTGGTTCACGAACCGCCGCTGGTCTTCCTCGACGAACCGACGACGGGACTGGACCCGAAGGCACGGATCCGCCTCTGGGAGTACTTCCGGGAGATCAACCGCCAGGGAACCACCGTCTTCCTCACGACCCAGTACCTCGAAGAGGCCGACGAACTCTGTGACCGGCTCTCGGTGATCCAAGACGGCAAGATCGTCGCCACCGACGCGCCCGACGCGCTCAAATCCCAGGTCGGCGGCGACGTGCTGGAGGTCACCATCGAGGACGCGACCGAGGACCAGAAAGAACGCGCCCGCGAGGTGGCCCACGAGTCCGGTCTGTTCGCCGACGGAACCATCGAGACCACCGAGGACGGCCTCTCGATCGCCGCCGAGAACGCCCGTCGGGCGGGCACCGACCTCCTGGTGGCGCTCCGTGATGCCGGCTTCACCGTGACCGGCTTCGACATCCGATCGCCGACGCTCGACGACGTCTTCCTCGCCATCACCGGCGAACCCGCGGAGGATGCAGACGACGCGGACGAGGGATCCGAGGCCGAACCCGTCGCGTCGGGGGCCGCTCGATGA
- a CDS encoding ABC transporter permease — protein MTAADGSVEADTEAGTGAAGSARRTTHSNGFLTDVWINLKRWIVKTTRNPFVIFGSLVQPILFLVLFTAVFGQVTGGALTQALGEDVSYVTYLVPAIVIQSALVAAAGSGIGLVDDMENGMFEKVLVSPINRGAMFLGKALSEVVRIVIQTVIILGLGYLLVWLDTGGSLGSYIRTGFLGAVGVVVVAVVFAIWFTAFSNIVALVTRDQESTIIGANLLQFPLLFVSSAFLPVSVLPGWVRTLATVNPITYGVDAARVLMLGENVPSVLDITAFGGVWNVLLPSLAILLALDLVLGAIAVRSLNRASSSAT, from the coding sequence ATGACCGCGGCGGACGGGTCGGTCGAGGCCGACACCGAAGCCGGGACAGGAGCCGCCGGAAGCGCCCGCCGGACCACCCACTCCAACGGCTTCCTCACGGACGTCTGGATCAACCTCAAACGCTGGATCGTCAAGACCACCCGCAACCCGTTCGTGATCTTCGGCTCGCTGGTCCAGCCGATCCTCTTCCTCGTGCTCTTCACCGCCGTCTTCGGCCAGGTCACCGGCGGCGCGCTGACGCAGGCGCTCGGCGAGGACGTGAGCTACGTCACCTACCTCGTGCCGGCGATCGTGATCCAGTCGGCGCTGGTGGCGGCCGCCGGCTCCGGGATCGGGCTGGTCGACGACATGGAGAACGGGATGTTCGAGAAGGTTCTAGTCTCGCCGATCAACCGCGGCGCGATGTTCCTCGGGAAGGCGCTCTCCGAGGTCGTCCGGATCGTGATCCAGACGGTCATCATCCTCGGGCTCGGCTACCTCCTCGTCTGGCTCGACACCGGTGGGTCGCTCGGGAGCTACATCCGAACCGGGTTCCTCGGCGCGGTCGGGGTCGTCGTGGTGGCGGTGGTCTTCGCGATCTGGTTCACGGCCTTCTCGAACATCGTGGCGCTCGTGACGCGGGACCAGGAGTCGACGATCATCGGCGCGAACCTCCTCCAGTTCCCCCTCCTCTTCGTGTCGAGCGCGTTCCTCCCGGTGAGCGTCCTCCCCGGGTGGGTCCGAACCCTCGCGACGGTCAACCCGATCACCTACGGCGTCGACGCCGCGCGCGTCCTGATGCTCGGCGAGAACGTCCCCTCGGTGCTCGATATCACGGCGTTCGGCGGGGTCTGGAACGTCCTGCTCCCGTCGCTCGCCATCCTGCTCGCGCTCGACCTCGTGCTCGGCGCGATAGCGGTCAGGTCCCTGAACCGGGCGTCGAGTTCGGCGACGTAG